Proteins co-encoded in one Spirosoma endbachense genomic window:
- a CDS encoding WG repeat-containing protein has translation MTLTELKERIKEEVVLHEGDLKEWQWRRNGLLTEAEQDGIPSAEFMRLVNDVSYQLGGLFPRINALKSTAETYARADKKQLLPLHLDELVAEAERLTLSKNFVTKRWLPAILATIPDPPKSETVAVPVQPPAPVTPPSVVPVVPTSLSRDEVRRKVAAKLDDYKSQRTIPAWVLRDLLYAINGDESIVTEEIFSYLVSNFFKAAREPQGNTLRERLVSADWENVLFKVNPEPAPVVTPEPYRQEPSRIPEPQPIVRSFTAQPARVRKGEAVTLAWEVENLLAVTIDDLGAGLSPQNRGWVKPTKTTDYTLFDVNNNPLSTVRVEVIRPDRSGVYGVLFALALLALIYWFIKNTNSEKTEPVEKPRTEKTSERSGKTPVHLAGKKRKKSARTTKPESEKPTETIAKAEPAPKAKPEKQETPVQTTSKPIRSEPSETRSSSQAAKPQYSEPSDKPYDKVDNRTDEQGWRMARKGKRWGYVNEFDEWVIEPQFEATTPFRGNVASVFFNGQLMKINRAGEQVKN, from the coding sequence ATGACGCTTACCGAACTAAAAGAACGAATTAAGGAAGAAGTTGTCCTGCATGAGGGTGACTTGAAAGAATGGCAGTGGCGCAGAAATGGTCTGCTAACCGAAGCCGAGCAGGATGGTATTCCCTCCGCTGAATTCATGCGGCTGGTCAATGATGTTAGTTATCAGCTTGGCGGGCTGTTCCCTCGGATCAATGCGCTGAAGTCCACGGCCGAGACCTATGCCCGTGCCGATAAAAAACAGCTTCTGCCACTTCATCTCGACGAACTAGTTGCTGAAGCCGAGCGATTGACATTATCCAAAAACTTCGTAACAAAACGCTGGCTCCCGGCTATTCTGGCAACTATTCCAGATCCGCCAAAATCAGAAACGGTTGCCGTACCGGTTCAGCCACCAGCGCCCGTTACTCCGCCCTCTGTTGTTCCCGTTGTTCCAACAAGTCTGAGCCGGGACGAGGTGCGCCGGAAGGTTGCCGCCAAACTTGACGACTATAAATCACAACGGACCATTCCTGCCTGGGTATTGCGCGATTTGCTGTATGCGATCAATGGTGATGAGTCGATCGTTACGGAGGAGATATTTTCGTATCTCGTCAGCAATTTTTTCAAAGCCGCGCGCGAACCCCAGGGCAATACCCTGCGCGAACGACTAGTGTCGGCCGATTGGGAAAACGTTCTTTTTAAAGTCAATCCGGAACCTGCTCCCGTTGTAACGCCCGAGCCTTACCGTCAGGAGCCATCGCGAATTCCCGAACCTCAGCCTATTGTACGCTCATTTACGGCCCAGCCCGCCCGTGTCCGTAAAGGCGAAGCCGTAACGCTGGCCTGGGAGGTGGAGAATCTGCTGGCGGTTACGATCGATGATCTCGGAGCCGGGTTGTCTCCTCAGAACAGGGGTTGGGTAAAGCCGACAAAAACCACAGATTATACGCTGTTCGATGTCAATAATAATCCGTTGAGTACCGTTCGGGTAGAAGTTATACGCCCCGACCGGAGCGGAGTTTATGGGGTGCTGTTCGCGCTGGCGTTGCTGGCTCTGATCTATTGGTTTATTAAAAATACGAATTCAGAGAAAACGGAACCAGTCGAAAAGCCACGAACGGAAAAGACCTCCGAACGGTCTGGAAAAACGCCTGTGCATTTGGCTGGAAAAAAGCGAAAAAAATCAGCCAGAACGACTAAGCCGGAGTCAGAAAAACCAACAGAAACCATTGCAAAGGCTGAGCCTGCACCGAAAGCCAAGCCTGAAAAGCAGGAAACGCCGGTTCAGACAACGTCCAAGCCAATCAGAAGCGAACCATCCGAAACACGGTCTTCGTCGCAGGCCGCCAAACCACAGTATTCGGAACCCAGCGATAAACCTTACGACAAAGTAGACAATCGCACCGATGAGCAGGGCTGGCGGATGGCCCGAAAAGGGAAACGCTGGGGTTACGTCAATGAATTCGACGAATGGGTAATTGAACCCCAGTTTGAGGCAACAACCCCTTTTCGGGGAAATGTAGCGTCTGTTTTTTTCAACGGCCAGCTTATGAAAATAAATCGGGCGGGCGAACAGGTGAAGAATTAG
- a CDS encoding MBL fold metallo-hydrolase has protein sequence MIITLLGTGTSSGVPLIGCECDVCRSVDFRDKRLRSSIHIAIDGRSFVVDTGPDFRQQMLRLDLKQLDAVLFTHEHKDHTAGLDEVRAFNFRSGQDMPIYARLPVLTQLEREFSYIFAEHKYPGIPRVRAHEIQNETFDVLGVRVTPIDVLHHKLPVFGFRIGEFTYLTDLNYISEEELEKVYGTKVLVLDALQRLPHLSHFTLNEAIELANRIGASRTYFTHISHKLGLHREVEKELPSHIRLGYDGLQINL, from the coding sequence ATGATTATCACGCTGCTTGGTACAGGAACGTCGTCGGGAGTGCCGTTAATTGGGTGTGAGTGCGATGTGTGTCGATCGGTTGATTTTCGCGATAAACGATTACGCTCGTCCATTCATATTGCTATTGACGGGCGCAGTTTTGTTGTCGATACAGGCCCCGATTTTCGGCAGCAGATGCTTCGGCTTGATCTAAAACAGCTCGATGCAGTCCTGTTTACGCACGAACATAAAGATCATACGGCTGGTCTGGATGAAGTTCGCGCGTTTAATTTTCGATCGGGCCAGGATATGCCCATCTATGCCCGTTTACCCGTACTGACTCAACTAGAGCGGGAGTTCTCGTATATCTTCGCCGAGCATAAATATCCTGGAATTCCTCGAGTCAGAGCCCACGAAATTCAGAATGAGACTTTCGACGTATTAGGCGTACGAGTCACGCCAATTGATGTTCTGCACCATAAACTCCCGGTTTTTGGTTTTCGTATTGGTGAGTTCACGTACTTAACCGATCTCAATTACATTTCTGAGGAAGAACTGGAAAAGGTGTACGGGACTAAAGTTCTGGTGCTTGATGCACTCCAGCGTTTACCTCACCTTTCTCACTTCACCCTCAATGAGGCCATCGAACTGGCCAATCGAATAGGGGCCAGTAGAACCTATTTTACGCACATCAGCCACAAACTCGGTCTGCACCGGGAAGTTGAAAAAGAACTGCCTTCTCATATTCGATTGGGGTATGATGGCTTACAAATCAACTTGTAG
- a CDS encoding response regulator has translation MSASKRVLIAEDSSVIQNLARKILEFQNYDITAVKNGEQVLQILEKEDFSILLLDINMPVMDGMECVRRVRALPEKEKAAVPIVAITGNAKNYTEEEFKTAGFNDVLVKPLNFDRLVEVVNQLTDK, from the coding sequence ATGTCAGCTTCCAAACGCGTCCTGATTGCCGAAGATAGCTCCGTTATCCAGAATCTGGCCCGCAAAATTCTAGAATTTCAGAACTACGACATCACAGCAGTTAAAAACGGTGAACAAGTACTGCAGATTCTGGAGAAAGAAGATTTCAGTATCCTGCTGTTAGATATTAATATGCCCGTAATGGACGGTATGGAGTGTGTCCGGCGTGTTCGCGCATTACCCGAAAAAGAGAAAGCTGCGGTTCCTATCGTAGCGATCACAGGTAACGCTAAGAACTATACGGAAGAAGAATTTAAAACGGCCGGCTTTAACGATGTTCTGGTTAAACCGCTCAACTTCGATCGATTAGTTGAAGTGGTTAATCAATTGACCGATAAATAA
- a CDS encoding PKD domain-containing protein: MLKRSIFWLLVLTLMGCEPFDLERKNFPVCAKPSATIGFIIDELDVTFFLENAQGDIGIVGWDPGDGKGVNRIGTRVTYNYQKAGTYTVSIAIGNTCDDTYTTTRQITVSN, encoded by the coding sequence ATGCTGAAACGGTCTATTTTCTGGTTACTCGTACTCACATTGATGGGTTGTGAACCTTTTGATTTAGAGCGAAAAAATTTTCCTGTCTGTGCCAAACCATCGGCAACTATTGGCTTTATCATCGATGAATTGGATGTGACCTTTTTCCTGGAAAATGCGCAGGGAGATATTGGCATTGTTGGCTGGGATCCCGGCGATGGCAAAGGCGTCAATCGCATCGGAACGCGGGTAACCTATAATTACCAAAAAGCCGGAACCTATACCGTATCAATCGCCATCGGCAATACCTGCGATGATACATACACGACTACCCGCCAAATCACCGTCAGTAACTGA
- a CDS encoding PAS domain S-box protein, with the protein MRWSAKTKDELVAEIQRLHHERDGVMLADTAPPYTDVRQTLDQLNLIGVTVDHQGTLIYANPYTYRVTAWQPDDVVGKSFFDIFIPAADRARLEMEFEEALTKRSVPEQKEISLLARSGAVRNVQLNSFVINPSDDQKAASFTLIGEDITNKRRVASALSNTNAQLQDLVDNTSDLIQLLTLDGKFIFVNKAWREVLGYGSDEIAALNLRDVLHPDYADSTLALLKRIQEGDKLPYFETVFRSKSGKTLFLSGSVNCRFDNGRPTAFRCILHDTTGKIRAEKSQKLYYSIANWTINTPNLDELYHKIHEELGNIIDARNFFIALYDSSKTYLSFPYYVDEYFGGNMRFTKRKLGNGLTEYTIGANKPLFLYEKDIRQLAEKHQIDLYGQLQPQVMLTAPLRIGDEITGIIGVKSYDDPLTYGPRDLELLEFISGQVALAIARKQSEAVLDKQNARLNAIFDSSTYLIWSVNKALQLTSFNKNYTRLIEYQLDELPTLHASAPKLGWRMIGEENRRMLEEKYRQTFRGFPQNFELFFETIRGETYLEFHLNPILLAGGVIEEVSGIARDITNRKRAEIATRQSEEKFRGIFENLQDIYARVDRKGRITMISPSVFKRMGYTPEEVLGQDATQFFVDKTIIRRAMIKLGRNHSLRNFEVSMRRKDGTERQFMFNMLLLKDEQGIYSVVAVLARDISELKRQSVELVKAKEEAERSLKVKERFLANMSHEIRTPMNGVIGMIDLLNDTQLDEEQRSYVKTIKRSSETLLNILNDILDLSKIEAGKMALHESPVAFKEIFEKLIALFGQQASSKNNELTYHISADLPTFVIADQTRLLQILSNLTSNAIKFTENGTVRVEASLISKRGKFNRIRVDVKDSGIGISPENINLLFNSFSQVDTSSRKSFGGTGLGLSISKELAHLMKGEVGVESVVGMGSTFWFTIELKETAISPTQQTTEVAEIALANFFSDYHPNVLLVDDNAVNRKVASEILRKAGCVVVTADSGPAAILEAEKGQSSKEKGEFNGFDVIFMDIQMPDMDGVETTQNLREKFGKQLPTVVAMTAYSMREDRERFISQGLDDYIAKPIRAQSLIAKVKEITDANRAKQTSAPVQQPKPVIAASEPVLPVIDDEIVGQLRDIGGQELVDSIMEEFVTEADELVSGAVKAYTLGDIPTVKSHLHTLKGSAGTIGVARVADIARTAEGKLKVNDTSGLADALKALEQEFTLFLKEWKK; encoded by the coding sequence ATGCGCTGGTCTGCCAAAACGAAAGATGAATTGGTCGCTGAAATTCAACGACTTCACCACGAACGTGATGGGGTAATGCTGGCGGATACGGCTCCGCCTTATACCGATGTTCGTCAGACTCTGGATCAACTCAATCTGATTGGAGTGACCGTTGATCACCAGGGAACCCTGATTTATGCCAATCCCTATACATATCGCGTAACTGCCTGGCAACCAGATGATGTTGTTGGGAAAAGTTTCTTCGATATTTTTATTCCAGCGGCTGATCGGGCACGCCTTGAAATGGAATTTGAGGAAGCGCTGACGAAGCGGAGCGTTCCTGAACAAAAAGAAATCAGTTTGCTGGCGCGTAGCGGAGCCGTCCGGAATGTGCAGTTGAATTCGTTTGTCATTAATCCGTCAGACGATCAAAAGGCCGCGTCGTTTACACTGATTGGCGAAGATATTACCAACAAACGACGGGTAGCCTCGGCATTGTCGAATACCAATGCACAATTGCAGGATCTGGTCGATAATACGTCTGACCTGATTCAACTACTTACCCTCGACGGTAAATTTATTTTTGTTAACAAGGCCTGGCGCGAAGTGCTTGGCTATGGTTCCGACGAAATTGCCGCTCTGAATCTGCGCGATGTGCTCCATCCCGATTATGCAGACAGTACGCTGGCATTGCTCAAGCGGATTCAGGAGGGTGATAAGTTGCCCTATTTTGAAACCGTTTTTCGAAGCAAATCAGGCAAAACGCTTTTTCTGTCGGGAAGTGTAAATTGCCGTTTCGATAATGGACGTCCAACAGCGTTCCGCTGTATTCTGCACGATACGACCGGCAAAATCCGAGCCGAAAAATCACAGAAACTGTACTATAGCATTGCCAACTGGACGATCAATACGCCCAACCTGGATGAGCTATACCATAAAATCCATGAAGAGCTGGGCAACATTATTGATGCCCGTAACTTCTTCATTGCGCTTTATGACTCCAGCAAAACATACCTCTCGTTTCCCTATTACGTCGATGAGTATTTTGGGGGCAACATGCGATTCACGAAGCGCAAGTTGGGGAATGGCCTTACGGAATACACCATCGGAGCGAATAAACCGCTGTTTCTGTACGAAAAAGACATTCGGCAACTGGCCGAAAAACACCAGATCGATTTATACGGGCAGCTTCAGCCGCAGGTAATGCTAACGGCTCCGCTTCGAATTGGCGACGAAATTACCGGCATTATCGGTGTCAAATCGTACGATGATCCGCTAACCTATGGCCCTCGGGATCTGGAACTGCTGGAGTTTATTTCGGGGCAGGTCGCACTGGCCATTGCCCGTAAGCAGTCGGAGGCTGTGCTGGACAAGCAAAATGCACGACTCAATGCCATTTTTGATAGTAGCACGTATCTGATCTGGTCAGTCAATAAGGCGTTGCAACTGACTTCGTTCAATAAAAACTATACCCGGCTTATTGAATACCAGCTGGATGAACTGCCTACGCTTCATGCCAGCGCTCCGAAGCTTGGCTGGCGGATGATTGGGGAAGAAAACCGCCGGATGCTGGAAGAAAAGTATCGGCAAACGTTTCGGGGATTTCCACAAAACTTCGAATTGTTTTTCGAAACGATACGGGGCGAAACGTACCTTGAATTTCACCTGAATCCAATTCTGCTGGCTGGCGGAGTGATTGAAGAAGTGTCGGGTATTGCCCGTGATATTACGAACCGGAAACGCGCCGAGATTGCCACCCGGCAAAGCGAAGAAAAATTCCGTGGAATCTTCGAAAACCTCCAGGACATCTATGCTCGTGTAGATCGGAAAGGCCGGATCACAATGATTAGTCCTTCTGTTTTCAAACGCATGGGCTACACACCCGAAGAGGTTCTCGGACAGGATGCTACGCAGTTTTTTGTCGATAAAACCATCATTCGGCGGGCTATGATCAAGCTGGGCCGAAATCATAGTTTACGCAATTTTGAGGTGAGTATGCGCCGGAAAGACGGCACCGAAAGGCAGTTTATGTTCAACATGCTGCTGCTAAAAGACGAGCAGGGCATCTATTCGGTGGTAGCCGTACTAGCGCGTGATATTAGCGAACTCAAAAGGCAATCGGTCGAGTTAGTCAAAGCCAAGGAGGAAGCCGAACGGTCGCTGAAGGTCAAAGAGCGATTCCTGGCCAATATGAGCCACGAAATTCGGACGCCGATGAACGGTGTTATCGGTATGATCGACCTGCTCAACGATACCCAGCTCGATGAAGAGCAGCGTAGCTACGTCAAAACCATCAAACGTTCGTCAGAAACGCTGCTTAACATCCTCAATGATATTCTGGACCTCTCTAAAATTGAGGCTGGAAAAATGGCACTCCATGAGTCGCCAGTAGCCTTCAAGGAAATCTTTGAGAAACTTATCGCGCTCTTTGGGCAGCAGGCCAGCTCTAAAAACAACGAGCTGACTTATCATATCAGCGCGGATTTGCCGACGTTTGTGATTGCCGACCAGACACGGCTTTTGCAGATTCTGTCGAACCTGACCTCAAATGCCATAAAATTCACCGAAAACGGTACGGTACGCGTCGAAGCGTCGCTGATCAGTAAGCGTGGTAAGTTTAATCGAATCCGGGTGGATGTGAAAGATTCAGGAATAGGCATCTCTCCGGAAAATATCAATCTGCTGTTCAACTCATTCAGTCAGGTTGACACATCATCGCGGAAATCGTTTGGGGGAACTGGCTTAGGATTGTCTATCTCCAAAGAACTGGCTCACTTGATGAAAGGGGAAGTAGGCGTGGAGTCGGTAGTAGGCATGGGCAGTACGTTCTGGTTTACCATCGAACTTAAAGAAACCGCCATCAGCCCAACGCAACAAACAACGGAAGTTGCTGAAATTGCACTGGCCAACTTTTTCAGCGATTACCACCCGAATGTGTTGCTCGTCGATGATAATGCGGTGAATCGTAAGGTTGCCAGCGAGATTTTACGTAAAGCAGGCTGTGTCGTGGTTACTGCCGACAGTGGTCCAGCGGCAATTCTGGAAGCCGAGAAAGGGCAAAGCAGCAAAGAAAAAGGCGAGTTTAACGGCTTCGATGTCATCTTTATGGACATCCAGATGCCCGACATGGACGGGGTAGAAACCACTCAGAACCTGCGCGAGAAATTTGGGAAGCAGCTTCCAACGGTTGTGGCCATGACAGCTTATTCCATGCGTGAAGATCGCGAACGATTTATTAGTCAGGGTCTTGATGATTACATCGCCAAGCCGATTCGTGCCCAGAGCCTGATTGCCAAGGTTAAAGAAATAACGGATGCCAACCGGGCTAAACAGACATCAGCCCCCGTTCAGCAACCAAAACCCGTTATTGCAGCATCCGAGCCTGTATTGCCCGTTATTGACGACGAGATTGTGGGCCAATTGCGCGACATTGGTGGACAGGAATTAGTAGATAGCATTATGGAGGAGTTTGTCACAGAGGCCGACGAACTGGTTAGCGGTGCCGTTAAAGCCTACACGCTCGGCGACATTCCAACGGTTAAAAGCCACCTGCATACGTTAAAAGGCAGTGCCGGAACGATTGGGGTTGCGCGTGTCGCCGATATTGCCCGTACGGCCGAAGGTAAACTTAAAGTGAATGATACGAGCGGCTTAGCGGATGCACTGAAAGCCCTGGAGCAAGAGTTCACCTTGTTTTTGAAGGAATGGAAAAAATAA
- a CDS encoding WapI family immunity protein, whose amino-acid sequence MKLTGPEGSFELNILDYECSDSPYFMDRNWLIVSVKTQYQEHDYVRTASILSTWEMELLLKWMRSIADGDELSAKLTFIDPALGFSNISIGRGDYRFRIKLSSDALPNWKRDRTPFYLPVSPDKRELQGAIFDLERQLSQFPVRD is encoded by the coding sequence ATGAAACTGACCGGACCCGAAGGCTCTTTTGAGCTGAACATTCTGGATTATGAGTGTAGTGACTCACCCTATTTTATGGATCGCAACTGGCTGATTGTGAGCGTAAAAACTCAATATCAGGAACACGACTACGTTCGTACCGCATCAATTCTATCGACCTGGGAAATGGAGCTACTCCTGAAATGGATGCGCTCAATTGCCGATGGCGATGAATTAAGCGCTAAGCTGACGTTTATTGACCCGGCACTGGGTTTCAGTAATATTTCGATTGGCCGCGGTGACTACCGGTTTCGCATTAAGCTTAGTTCTGATGCCCTTCCTAACTGGAAGCGGGACAGAACACCTTTTTATTTACCGGTTTCACCCGATAAGCGTGAATTGCAGGGAGCTATTTTTGATCTGGAACGGCAACTGAGCCAATTCCCGGTTAGAGACTAA